Genomic segment of Plasmodium brasilianum strain Bolivian I chromosome 8, whole genome shotgun sequence:
gaacagCAGAGacttcatataataaaaagtctAGTAGGAGTCATTCTATATTTACCATAACATTAATTATGAaagatttaaataatgaaggaGTAAGTATAACCAAAATAGGTAAGTTGAACTTAGTCGATCTAGCGGGTAGTGAAAATGCGTTAAAAAGTTCATGTGGAAATTTAAAGATTAGACAGCAAGAGAGTTGTAATATAAATCAGTCTTTATTAACCTTAGGTCGAGTCATTAATGCACTTATAGAAAATTCTTCATATATACCATATCGTGATTCAAAACTAACTAGGTTGTTACAAGATTCGTTAGGTGGAAAAACGAAGACCTTTATTGTAGCAACGATTTCCCCTTCTTCTCTATGCATAGATGAAACGTTAAGTACACTAGATTATGTGTTTagagcaaaaaatataaaaaatagaccTGAGATTAATGTAAAAACAACAAAgcagttaaaaataaaagatctTAACAacgaaattgaaaaattgaaaaatgcCTTAAATCTTAGTCGAGAAAAAAGGGGTGTCTATTTAGATAAcgaagaatataataatatacaaaattgtcttaaaaaaaataaagaaattatattacaaaaggaaaagatattatttgaaaagagtaaaaaaataaaaacattgtTAGATAAAATGGACTATACAGATGACATGCAAAATCATATTATACAATTACTGAAAGATGTTCTTtccaaatataaaaatattcaatcgTTACATGATATACTGATTAACAAAATTGTAGAGGAAAAATATGTGACAAGGTATTTAACCGACGAATTTCATCTTGTTAAGGAAAAGTATTACAGAATTATTGAAGCGTATGAACAAGCACAGAGAAACATGTCAATTGCTATTCATGACAGATTTGTTACCATACGAAATGGAATTATTAACGACACTACTCAATTTAGCGATCTGTGCAAAAGTGCGTCAGGAGTTTTGgtgaagataaaaaattgttttgtCGAAAATAAGCAGTCCATGATAAGATCTATAAAaacatttgaaaaattaaacagtgatttgcattttaaaaaaaaagatatactTAATTTTGTTCTTGATCATTTAGATATTATCGAAAAATATgatcaaaattatttattcattattgaaaaaattaaaaaaaaattattaacatgcAAGCTAAAATTATGTCCTgatcataatttattaactGTTCAGAATTTTAGAAATAAGCAACTTCCATTTGAGGATTTTTTCCCCTCTTTGAGCGATGTGGGTGAAGATCAAAACGTGGACGCCAAGGAAAAGGGGGGTAAGGCGAGAGGCATCCCTTCTCTAGGTGAAGAGGTGGAGCAGTGCATTGACAAGTCGGGGCACAATAAAAATGGCAGCAATAACATCAATAACAGCTGTGGTGGTAGTGACAGTGGCGAAGTGTGTAGTGCTAAGGGGGAACAAAAAGGTGCATCACCAGGTAAGGTAACTGAGAGCGAAGCCAAGGATGAGGAGCGTACGGATAGAGTAAGTGTGCTTCCATTAAATAACGATACAAACGAAGTAATAAATTTTCCACTAAGGGAAAAGACCATGTGCATTCTGAGAGAGCTaactattaataataatgcagGACTAGaagtagtaaaaataatagatgACCATTTTTCTAAAGAAGTTTATGACACAGAATCGATAATTGAATATATCAAAAGTATTAGTAGTGtgtttaatacatttttaaagtcatctagtttatattttaaaaagagtaTAGACGAGAAAGTTAATATTCTAAAtgaggaaaagaaaatttttgaaaatataaatgtcaAGTTTTCTAATGATTATGGTACATTAGAAGAAGAACTAAGGAATagcaaatataatattatacataattttaaaaaaaaattaaattcagATATAGAAATATTCCGAGAAGACGTTTtagaggaaataaaaaatgtattaagtagtaatataaaaagaatgaatGAAAAGATTGACAATAATTTAGATCAATTGAACAAAGAGTTACATAAGGATtgttataataaacataatgaattttattcaaattatatgaaatggTTGGATAAATTCTTACATGAATATAACGAtaagaatattaattatCATAAAGGCTTCTATAAGTTCAATGATCAATACAATAATAGAGTTGATATGTTTTACCCTCTCTTGGAGGATGTAATAACAgaattaaaggaaaaaattgtacGGCAAGATAAAcaagttaaaaataatattgtaaattttattaagttATACACAAacttaataaataacaacAACAAACATATTGATAAAGTAATTCAACAATTTGAACATTATgcaagtaaaaatataaaagagaaaaaagaattctATCGTAATATGTCcacaaaaattattcaagaaaaaaaggatctATCAGAAGTAGAAAAAGAAACGAATTTGCACTCCTCAatgtttaatgaaaatatcaTCACTTGGAATAAATTGGTCTATGCGGATATAGAAAATTGCTCCCTTCACATAAGTGAATTGATGcaaaatttggaaaaaaagaaattctaCCTGGAGGATGATATTAACTTGGCGACGGAGGTTCAAATGGAGGGGAGTATTAGCAATGCGACTAGTAGCGGCATTAGCGGTATTAGCGGCATTAGCGGTATTAGCGGCATTAGCGGTATTAGCGGTATTAGCGGCATTAGCGGTATTAGCGGCATTAGGGGCATTAGCGGTAGTGGTGGTAACTGTGGCAGTAGGAATGATGATGAACAAACGAAGGCGATAAAGAACATTGGCGCTGAAATTGAAAAGATACGAACTCTTATTAACACAGTTAACAGCAGCATAGATAACGTTGAATGGAAAAATGACGATCCGCCGTACAATGATTCCCCTTACAAGCATGACacatattttgaaattaaGCAAAAGCTACTAAAAGAAATTGAAGATATTTCGTATAGTAGAAACATCGATTTAAAATGTCTGTTTGAAAATATAGACGAAAATTTAAATCTTATTATTAATGACACCGATTTTGCAAAGAACAAGGGAATGAGTGgtgaatacaaaaatatttacctGACTACGTCAGCTGATAATGGAAATAGCGAGTTTTCTGATAGTAATGTTAACAAATCACGTGTGTGCACAAGTATTTCTACAAATACCGTTGTATATGGAGGTGAGAATAACAACTTATATTGTATAGGTCTCCCTCTAAGCGATAAGAAAAGCATGAACTTTTCTATATCTGGAAATGAAAACCTCAAATTTTCTTATGACTGTgttcaggaaaaaaaaaaaaacaatccCAATGTGAtgaatatattcaaaataacaACATAAAACCCTTAAATGTATGCAAAAGAAAGAGAAACAAAAGTGTTGATAACATACGCACTCGATTCAATCCATTTAACACGaatgaaatgaaattatCTGCGGATAAAATTAAGGTAATTGGAAATAGCGTTGGCTCAAGAAAAAATTCCCCTCAATTGAAAAGACTCAAGGAGGACAACTGCAAAAGTGGAAGCGTCAAGCTTCTGAGGAAATCTGAAGATTAGCAGAGTTATTCTTAAGTTTGGGAGTAGCATTGCTAATCTTGCGTACGTAAGTATGCgcacattaatatatatgtatatgcacgaAGCGCAGAATTCGCGTtgctataaaaaaaacttgTATGAATGTGTTCAAGGGGGCATACAGGTGTTCGGCAGTTGTCACTTATGGGTTACATGAAATAAAAGATCAAATGAACTTTCCCCCCATTTTGTTTATGTGTGTTTacacatgtgtacatgtaaaaaACTCATGTTCACATACGTACAAATATACAcagatatacatacacacctACCTACCTAcctacacacacacacaaacATACACTTACACATGGGGGTACATATTTGTGGACGTCTACATCCCTTTTAAATGGAATTTCGTGTTTAataaatgatgataatgaaataaaggaGTTTTATTACAAGCGATGGCTAATTTTACGTGTGGCATGTAACACTTTGAAAGAGATAAGAAGAGCgaattttttgatttttatttttatttatatttatttttttttttttttcaatgataataaaataaaatatagcaaaaataatttgaaaatgtctgtatgtatgtgtacgaTTGTGTACGCGCGTATGCGCGCAGTTTACTTATGTTTATtagttttttgttttaaaatatgaatatattctGGCATAAACTATTTTTGAAACAAACACTgggttttatttattataatatttatatcattttttattaaattttttttatgaattttttatcGTTTTAAATCCATTtattaaccttttttttagttttcaaacattttttaaacttttaatttttttattgtactttttttaacttcTCTAATTAAGCTACAAGGAATGGACGTGAATTTTCGGCACCTTTACAACGGAAAAGGGAACCCATAATATTATGCACATGTGCaggtatatgtaaataaacgaacaaatgaacaaacaaaTGATCAAATATGCGAGCAAGTAtgctaataaatatatatacgtatatatatatttttttatttttgcggTTTATGCGCGAGCAGCAAACATGTTGAACTATTGGGCGGATTCGTCTTGCTTCccttaatatataatagtaagAGTAAATATGACTACCTATAATCATCCGCAGATAGTTGTACCTATTCTACACAGTCCGTTCCTTTTGTTTTCGTTTTCGTTTTCGTTCGTGCTCTGACTTGGGCTTCTCTTTTTGTGTTTATTTTTGCGTTTATTTTTGCCGTAAGTTGAACGGAATGGCTACACAAAATAGGTCTACCAAAATTACCTGACCGTTCATaactttttcattaattttaattttatgtgaAATTACACGAAATTGTAAAAGTACGCTATAAAGAGGGCAGGGAAGGAGGTGtcttaaatgtaaataattgaCACAAAGatgaagtgaaaaaaaaaagaaaataaaaaggaaaaatagaaaaatggaaaaatagaaaaatggaaaaatagaaatatggaaaaatggaaaaatggaaaaatggaaaaaaaaaatggaaaaggaaaaaggaaaaaagaataacaaaaactgaaaaatggaaaaacaaatacgaaaaaataaaaacgaaaaaataaaagcgaaaaaataaaaacgaaaaaataaaaacgaaaaaataaaaacgaaaaaataaaaacgaaaaaatagaaacgaaaaaggaagaacgaagaacaaaaaacgaaaaaaaatttaagagtAAGTTCGTTCCTAAATTGATAATTTGAAATACAtgtatgataatatatagCCAGACGATATATTGAACAAGTTGAATAAAACGTGTGTAAATATTTCTCTAATCATTCTGTCCTTCGTTTTATactttaatttaattttctcaATTCCATTTAGAATGAATtgctcttttctttttcaataaaaCCTAAAAATGTagtactactactgctaaatataattgtaataataacattagcCTATTTCATGTATCGTAATccaaatatcaaaaaaaaaaaaaaaaaaaaattaaactcAAAATTTTCTGTGCTGATTTTTATCTCAGGAGAATCATCGTGTCATGTTATTTAAAGTCATATCGtagcacattttttttttttttttttttttgtaaatatcatcatattaggaaaaaaaaaaattttttttttttttaaattgcaAAAGTGCGAAGGTATGGAGATGTTAAGAAGTTGAGATGTTATGAAGTTGAAATGTTTAGAAGATAAAGAAGTTAAAAACTAAGAAGTAAAGTAACTAAGAAGTGAAGTAACTAAGAAGTGAAGTAACTAAGAAGTGAAGTAACTAAGAAGTGAAGTAACTAAGAAGTGAAGTAACTAAGAAGTGAAGTAACTAAGAAGTGAAGTAACTAAGAAGTGAAGTAACTAAGAAGTGAAGTAACTAAGAAGTGAAGTAACTAAGAAGTGAAGTAACTAAGAAGTGAAGTAGCAAAACAGTGAAGTAGCAAAACAGTGAAGTAGCAAAACAGTGAAGTAACAAAGCATCCAAGTAGCAAAGTTGTAAGGACTAGGAACTtccaaattataaaattgtgAGTGAACGAGGTAGCGAAAAATACGCAAAACAGTGTGTAATTCACGGTAAGCGTAAATCATATAAGCTTCTCCATAAGTACGCAAAATGAACAATTCGTTTGAACAATTCGTTTGAACAATTCGTTTGAACAATTCGTTTGAACAGTTCGTTTGAACAATTCGTTTGAACAATTCGTTTGAACAATTCGTTTGAACAGGTCATTTAAACAATTCGATTGAGCAGCTCGTTTGAGGTAAAACGAAAAAGTTTATAAATAACCTAGTCAAGGTGTAAACATACATAaagtttttcaaaaaaaaaggagcaaACACTAAGTAAAAGAtactaattattatttaaaatataagctGTTTACGTATTAATCACTACGCATTACGCATTCCTTTACCGTGAGGAACATATGACGAATGTACTTTCCATCCACAGAGATTTCCTTTTAATCGGTTTATCAAACCAAGTTTTAAAAGTTTAACTTTTTAAGGCTAGCATTTTTGAAACTAGAAGTTATAATATTTcccttttaatattttcagctttaatattttacctTTACTCGTAGCTCTTTTATTCTTtctcattttaatttttgcacCATTAATCGCTGAGATCTGCTTATTTTCCGAATTTCCAAAATTTCATGCTACTTTTCCCTGAGTCGTAAATAAGAATACATAAGTGAGTAGGAGATAAATAGGCAGAGTGCCGAGCAGGTTTAGAATGAGCAATCTGGCTTACAAGGGGTCAGGAAGAGTACACATACGAAGGAATCATATAAGAATGAATGCAAAAGATTTACCGCAGGAGAGACACACAAGCAGGagcgcaaaaaaaaaaaaaaaaaaagcaaagaaAAACAGAAAAGGAATAACAAATAGCGAATAATACGTAACTCATAACAGTATTTTGCATACAGAACGAAGGGACTAGAAAAGCTGAGAGGAGGGAGAAACGAACACAACTAATGTGTCCCCATTCATTTGACTAAAACGTCAAGTGGAAAGAATAAGGAAGAggaaggaaataaaaaaaaaaaaaaaaataatagtcaGTCGTTTTaggaaaaggaagaaaagaTAGACAAGCtttttatggaaaaaaaaataaaaataaaataattttttttttttatttatcaacTACATTTTCCACGTCGTCCACTTCCAACAGTTCTTCCATTTCCCCCTTTCCTTCAATGAAAATGTCAGATGTGTTTTCCATATTTAAGagaaaaaggaacaaaaaaacaaaaatatgtaaaacaTCAACTAAAAAAAGCaagagaaaaattttaatgaacgAGAAGTCTAGAAGGAAGGCTTACGTAACAAATATATCAGCCTTGAGTAATGACAATAGCAGCGTTCTGAGGGGAAAAACGTACTACACGAACACAAAGGAAATAGATctaaacaataataatagcagtaataatagAGGCAATAATATTAGTGGATTCAATAACAACAATTTTAGTAATGAATCGAATGTTGTGTTAGATGACTTTCCTAAATTACCCCTAAAGAATATAGAATCTTGTGAAGATGTGtacaacattttttatataagagatcaatatattataggaaataaaaatatttcaataaataatgatcatataatattactaGAGACTATATTAGATAAGATAGATACAGCAATAAGTGAGATGTGTTCTGAAGAGAATTActctacaaaaaaaatattagcaagtgtacatgaaaaaatttataatttatataacagttttaaaaaaataaaaaatataccacCTGAATTATCAAATGCATATGATTGCTTTAAAAGTAATGTTATATTTGTACGGAGTagacaatttaaaaaaaattatgtatatgataatttaattaatatatatacttacttACGAGATAGTGAATTACAACAAGATAACATAGAGACTATAAATGAACCattgtatataaatgataaagcTATATCTACGGcatcttttattaataaaaatatgctcacagcaaatgaatatattgaatatttaCCTATGAAATTCAATCCTCattttttagaattaaataaaatttctataTACTATTTATATGAAGAATCGATCAACCATATTATCTGGCAAAAAGCTTTAGACGAGTTAATTGTTGTTAAAGCTTTGGCAGATATACCATATTTTGACTTATCCGAAGTAGAGGGGtttgattttaaaaaaatgaaatcaGGTCAAAGACAGTGGTATCCTTTATACATAGCTAAAGAATTAAGTGAGGAAGGCTTAGCTACTGTCGAATTTCCTTTCTGGTTTTATattgataatttaaaaaatatttataaaaaagaatttgagGATTTATTTGAACTCACAGACTTACCTAGTCCTTTCTTCTTTGAAATTTCATCCATGTTTTTAGAAAacaattcatttaaaaattccaCGCCCATAGAAACCATTGGCCACAGGACACCCTACAAGTATATCCTTAAAGTGGCTGGTATGCACGTACATATAACCAGTGTATGCTTCATCTGGGTGTTAACCCTTCTTTCCCACCGTCCGTTGCACACATGTCGATATGTTCTTCTCAACTGTTATTTGTTTACTTAACGTGGAATGTTAAATAATGCAGTACTTACTGCTACGCACTTTTACGATCGTAGGGGGCCCAACGAATGGGTCGTCTACTTTGTGTACTGCTGTTTCGGGTTTGTTGGACGTGCTATTTTGCTCGTCATGCTGCTGTACTTGTTTTGTTCTtgtattatttgtttatttcaatttttttattcctatttttttgttcgcTTCATTCCTTTGAGTCTCAAGGACCATTTTTGCATACACATATCTGTGATAAATTTGTGAAAATTATGATGTACACAGTGATATATTGGTGCATTGATGACCAACTAGCTAATTACTCAACTAGCcaaattttctaattttttttttttttttttatatacatatatatattttttattttattatatatatgtacgcatatatacacattttattttacatatatgtatgtatgtatgtatgtatgtatacatatatatacttattttattttccatatatgtacattttattttatttttatttcctggTCAGGACTTATTCAAGACATAAGGCAAAAGCGCATAcacaaaattatgaacaagttTAAAAGCTGTGATATATTCTCGGATATATTAATCATAAACAACATTCAGATATATGAGACGTACTGTGTTAATTATTTAGCGTCTGTTTTCTTTCAAAGACAGAGTAATACAAATgcaataaatgaaaatttcgACGTAAGGAATTATTTGTTTGACccatttatttttagctCCTATAATGTGTAGTGGTATGAAGATTATAAATTGGACATGGGTGTGCATGATGGATTAGACAGTGTTTTACCTTTTCATGGAAAAGTTGGGGGGATGCACAAAATGGTATGGAAGTGTGTAGCACACACGCTGCGCAACTATAGGTacgtgtatgtgtgtgtatgtatgcatgcttgggtatatgtatatgtgtaccaTGGACGACCCCTTTAATTTTCAACGATTTCATGTTTATTATCAACTCCCCTTTTTGTGTAATAgggtgtatgtgtgtgtgtgtattgTTTCAACGCATTTGAAGTATCATGTTGTCTGAAGTTCCTGGAAATACAGTTACATCTATAACGACACTTACAATAGCTAATATCACTGCTGTTATAATGCTACTATGTGGCATCTGTTACCGtgctttattattactactattttatgctttctcttctttttcattaatttttttttttttttttttttttttttttgtataaacctttttgtttaataaaatataaaccccctttttttttttttcttttttctttttttctcctttgtGCGTTATTTGtttagatattttttttttatagtgcaattagtattttttttttttttttttttttttttttatttcttatttttatattttatcattttcatttctaatcttatttatttttcattttttacatcCCCCATCTTTTACACTCCTCAGCTTTCCCATTTTCCTGTTTAAACGTTGATTTATACAAATCGAATGTGTATTCGTGTGCATGTGCAGGTATGTGTTGTATCcacatgtacatttttttattgataccatttttaagaatacttttttttaattgccTTTACAGTTCATATGTTGCTGATtctttaagaaaaaaagaaaaagtaaaacaaaaataatgagaaatataaaaagatacgagaaatataaaaagatacGAGAAGTATAAAAAGATgtgagaaatataaaaagctatgagaaatataaaaaacaatgaGAAATAGCAAAATCAATGAGAAATAGCAAAATCAATGAGAAATAGCAAAATCAATGAGAAATAGCAAAATCAATGAGAAATAGCAAAATCAATGAGAAATAGCAAAATCAATGAGAAATAGCAAAATCAATGAGAAATAGCAAAATCAATGAGAAATAGCAAAATCAATGAgaagtaattaaaaaaaaaataataataaaattacgaTCTGCACCTTAGCATTCGCTGTACACTGAATAAGTCTGAAATGTGGGTCAACTTTTCATCTTGCACACATGGgcctttaaaaattattcttatcaAATTTGTTAATGTAATAGCTTTTACCTTCCCAAGCTTACCATAAAATACGCAC
This window contains:
- a CDS encoding kinesin-5, which gives rise to MLRSSYQNDKSSCVNIKVIVRCRPLNDKEKNDINNEEVVKINNNEVILTVNRNNEIYEKKYSFDYACDKNVDQKTLFNNYIFQIVDEVLEGFNCTLFCYGQTGTGKTYTMEGRILEHLKNNENKRIDLNDSINSDINYYYELCDNDDTGIIFRVAKRIFDILNNRKEEKGMRSEQEIEGEYNTGMHNNMCTNSNRSSCNDIIDKDGISIGIEEFAKSNIQGILMDPGRDRKGSSKSLIKNIGSLSNGCNGNTVSGHTTRGNPINSSDSNVQGLDRLDRMDKRSYDFTIKVSYLEIYNEELCDLLSSTSECNKLRIYEDTTNKNKGLNVDKLEEKNINSFEEIYYLICSAIKKRRTAETSYNKKSSRSHSIFTITLIMKDLNNEGVSITKIGKLNLVDLAGSENALKSSCGNLKIRQQESCNINQSLLTLGRVINALIENSSYIPYRDSKLTRLLQDSLGGKTKTFIVATISPSSLCIDETLSTLDYVFRAKNIKNRPEINVKTTKQLKIKDLNNEIEKLKNALNLSREKRGVYLDNEEYNNIQNCLKKNKEIILQKEKILFEKSKKIKTLLDKMDYTDDMQNHIIQLLKDVLSKYKNIQSLHDILINKIVEEKYVTRYLTDEFHLVKEKYYRIIEAYEQAQRNMSIAIHDRFVTIRNGIINDTTQFSDLCKSASGVLVKIKNCFVENKQSMIRSIKTFEKLNSDLHFKKKDILNFVLDHLDIIEKYDQNYLFIIEKIKKKLLTCKLKLCPDHNLLTVQNFRNKQLPFEDFFPSLSDVGEDQNVDAKEKGGKARGIPSLGEEVEQCIDKSGHNKNGSNNINNSCGGSDSGEVCSAKGEQKGASPGKVTESEAKDEERTDRVSVLPLNNDTNEVINFPLREKTMCILRELTINNNAGLEVVKIIDDHFSKEVYDTESIIEYIKSISSVFNTFLKSSSLYFKKSIDEKVNILNEEKKIFENINVKFSNDYGTLEEELRNSKYNIIHNFKKKLNSDIEIFREDVLEEIKNVLSSNIKRMNEKIDNNLDQLNKELHKDCYNKHNEFYSNYMKWLDKFLHEYNDKNINYHKGFYKFNDQYNNRVDMFYPLLEDVITELKEKIVRQDKQVKNNIVNFIKLYTNLINNNNKHIDKVIQQFEHYASKNIKEKKEFYRNMSTKIIQEKKDLSEVEKETNLHSSMFNENIITWNKLVYADIENCSLHISELMQNLEKKKFYLEDDINLATEVQMEGSISNATSSGISGISGISGISGISGISGISGISGISGIRGISGSGGNCGSRNDDEQTKAIKNIGAEIEKIRTLINTVNSSIDNVEWKNDDPPYNDSPYKHDTYFEIKQKLLKEIEDISYSRNIDLKCLFENIDENLNLIINDTDFAKNKGMSGEYKNIYLTTSADNGNSEFSDSNVNKSRVCTSISTNTVVYGGKKKKQSQCDEYIQNNNIKPLNVCKRKRNKSVDNIRTRFNPFNTNEMKLSADKIKVIGNSVGSRKNSPQLKRLKEDNCKSGSVKLLRKSED
- a CDS encoding DNA replication complex GINS protein; translation: MSDVFSIFKRKRNKKTKICKTSTKKSKRKILMNEKSRRKAYVTNISALSNDNSSVLRGKTYYTNTKEIDLNNNNSSNNRGNNISGFNNNNFSNESNVVLDDFPKLPLKNIESCEDVYNIFYIRDQYIIGNKNISINNDHIILLETILDKIDTAISEMCSEENYSTKKILASVHEKIYNLYNSFKKIKNIPPELSNAYDCFKSNVIFVRSRQFKKNYVYDNLINIYTYLRDSELQQDNIETINEPLYINDKAISTASFINKNMLTANEYIEYLPMKFNPHFLELNKISIYYLYEESINHIIWQKALDELIVVKALADIPYFDLSEVEGFDFKKMKSGQRQWYPLYIAKELSEEGLATVEFPFWFYIDNLKNIYKKEFEDLFELTDLPSPFFFEISSMFLENNSFKNSTPIETIGHRTPYKYILKVAGLIQDIRQKRIHKIMNKFKSCDIFSDILIINNIQIYETYCVNYLASVFFQRQSNTNAINENFDVRNYLFDPFIFSSYNV